One Coffea eugenioides isolate CCC68of chromosome 2, Ceug_1.0, whole genome shotgun sequence genomic window, TCCGTAGCACTGAGAAGGCCATCTTCAAAGTAGATACCTAGCTCATTTTTCTCTGGTTGAACGGGTTCCACAGTAGCAATGTGAGATAGAAATTCACACATTCCAGTAACATGTGTCATTGTAGAGGATGAACTATTGCTACTCTTGCTACCTGGTTCATTTGTCACTACTTgagagcttcctccagaatcttTTGAACTTGAAACATGCATCTCCACATACTCGGCATATAAATCATACAAAGCTTGCCGGACTTTATTTATATTCGTTTGCACTTAATGTGAAGGATATATCAGTGGAAAGAAGTAGTTGATAACTCGCATCTTGAGCCTAGGATCCAAGATGGCTGCTATGGACATCATTAGGTCACACTCACCCCAATACTTGTCAaatttcatcttcatcttccaAACCATTGCTTGAATAAAGCTGTCTTCATCATTTGCTTTGCGATCTAGAAGCGTTTTTATCCGACAAACTTCATTTAAATATAAATTAGCTGTCGGATAATCACTCCCAGATATTATATGAGTCGCATTTCAAAAAACTCCTAAAATACTGCACACCTTTTTTACCTTTTCCTAATCTTCTGTGGAAGGACAGAAAGTATAGCTTGGCTCTCTGTCTTTGAATCTCGAAAACACCTCATTGAACATGAGAGCACAAGCTAGCATCTCATAGGTCGAATTCCACCTTGTTTTGCAGTCATAAATCAGCACTCTTTCAGGCAATCGTAGCTGGTGTACAATTTCACCAAAGATCAATCGTCTCCCTTCAGTTTTGTTTACAAACTCTACACTTGCCCTTATGTCATGACTTATTTCTTCAATTTCACTAAGGCCATCTTGAACCATCAGGTTAAGTATGTGAGCACAACATCTCACATGGAATAACTTTCCTTTGGCCAACAAGCACTTGTTTGTCGAGAAGGTGTCCTTCAAACATCGTAGTGCGGTGTCATTATTTGACACGTTATCAACTGACACTGTATAAATTTTGCTTTCAATGCCCCAATCCAACATGCATTTGTAAATAGCATCTGCAATGCCAATGCCCGGACGTGGAGGGGGAACATGCACAAAGTTGAGAACCCGTTTTTGTAATCTCCACTGGCTGTCAATCCAATGTCCAGTTATAACCATGTATTCAATTTTTTGGTTCTTGGACTTCCAAAGGTCTGTGGTCAAGCTGATTTTCTTGACTTTACTTAACAAATGCTTCAATTTCTGCTTTTCTCTCTCATACACAGAAAGACAATCTTTCTTGTTGGTAGTCCGACTGATTTTTTGCCATTCAGGCATCCCCTTTTTCATCATTAAGTTGAAGCCATCTTCCTTCACAATTGAAAAGGGATGCTCATGCATAAGCACCCACTCAGCTGCGCTTTGTCTCATGGCAGCCATGTCAAACTTGCCAGTATGAAGGAGGGAATGAGCATTTGAGCTAGAATCAGTGGCTGGAAAATTGAGTTTTTGTTGGTGTGCCTCTATTATTTTGAGCTTCTCCAATCGTTTTGGACAATTTTTCCGATGCCTTAATAAACTTGAAGTTGTACCGATCTTCGTCTTTTTGAATCTAGACTGGCAATGCTTACACTCTGAGTAAATTTTCTTCTGAGGCCCAACTTCCACATCTTCGAAATCATCCCATGCTTCAGATTTTCTGGCTCTCTTTTTCTTATTAAAAGCGTCTAAAGTATCACCTTCAATAGCATCTTGGTTTGATCTTTGAACAGGTGCTTGTGTATCACCTTCTAATTGCTCCTCTTCGCTTCCTAATTCTTCATCGCCAAGAGAGTATTCCAACTCTTTCTCGTTGTCATTTCCACCCTCTGTATCAATGATATTCATAGGACTAGTGGAATTTGCACCAGTCCTACCTAGCTGTGAAGACACATCTTCGGCAAACTTATCCATATTATGATCCAACTATGAACAAAGGAAAATAACAAAACATGTTTAGACAGCCAtcttttactctcaaacattcAATGCTATAAAACACAtagaattaacaaaaaaaatagcaCTTAACCAGCCCCAAAAAAATAGCACTtaactgcaaaaaaaaaagcgcTCTAGTTCCAGCACTTAACATTGATCAACAATGCTAACATTTTAGCACAATAATAACATTTCAGATACATTGTGAGCTCAAGAGGTTCACCCAATAACAATGCCAAGTTTTATTTTCCTGAAGTTTACTAGAGACACATTCACGGTAAACGGCAGCAAGCCCCTGCTTTTTCATCAGGTTATACTACCGACGAGTCCAATGAAAAACCCCAGAAAAACCTACAGGACcaataaataactaaaaaaaatacatacagaGCAGTTTACAAACAGGGGTTTATATGTGAGATACAAACCTACAGCTGGTTATGTTAGTATACATATGTTGTGAGATACAAAATAATGATCTGAAGAAGTATACGTAGGTTTCCCTGGTAAAGATTTTGTATCTTCATTGCATATGGAATTTTACCCATTCAAGGATACTTGAGAGCTAATTGAGGTGCAGAAGTTTCGCAAAACAAATTTTAAAAGAGCAGCAGGCCTCAAAGATCTTGGTGGATAGAAAATCATCAGGTGGGTAGATAAATTACCCATCAAGAGTAGCAAATATCTATTTCTCACATCACAG contains:
- the LOC113759743 gene encoding zinc finger BED domain-containing protein RICESLEEPER 2-like — its product is MDKFAEDVSSQLGRTGANSTSPMNIIDTEGGNDNEKELEYSLGDEELGSEEEQLEGDTQAPVQRSNQDAIEGDTLDAFNKKKRARKSEAWDDFEDVEVGPQKKIYSECKHCQSRFKKTKIGTTSSLLRHRKNCPKRLEKLKIIEAHQQKLNFPATDSSSNAHSLLHTGKFDMAAMRQSAAEWVLMHEHPFSIVKEDGFNLMMKKGMPEWQKISRTTNKKDCLSVYEREKQKLKHLLSKVKKISLTTDLWKSKNQKIEYMVITGHWIDSQWRLQKRVLNFVHVPPPRPGIGIADAIYKCMLDWGIESKIYTVSVDNVSNNDTALRCLKDTFSTNKCLLAKGKLFHVRCCAHILNLMVQDGLSEIEEISHDIRASVEFVNKTEGRRLIFGEIVHQLRLPERVLIYDCKTRWNSTYEMLACALMFNEVFSRFKDREPSYTFCPSTED